ATTGCAGAAGGATTGAAGCCGGAATCCGAACCATGAGGAATCGCCCGGCTACAAAAAAGGCTGTTCATCGAACGCGAAGCCTTGAAACATAGGGAGCGGCCGGATAAAATCAGATGCTACTAAAAGGCGTTCAGGGATTCCTCTCGCGAGGAATTCCGCGCACATTAAAGGATTACCGTATGCTTTCCGTCGGAGTTTTGGTCGATCTCAAGTGGGGCCCCGAGGCCGGAGGCCAGGTGAAATGCTGGGAACGGTTCGCGGAAGCCGCCGAAGCTTTTCGGAACGAAATCGATCTTACCGTCCATTTTCAGGGCGACGGGCCCAAGGCCTACATGCTCTCCGAAAATGTGCGCTTTGTGGTCCTCCCGCCTGCTCTGAGCACGTCCCGATTCCGGTCCATGGACGGGGTTGCGGATCATACGGACCTGGCGCCTTTCCATCCGAGGTTGCTTCCGTACTTGAAACAGTATGACGTCATCCATACGACCGACGCGTTTTTCGCCATGGCCAAGACGGCTCTTATCGCGCGCCGTCTGCACGGCATCCCTCTGGTCACTTCCATACACACGGACACCCCGAAATACACCAAAATATATTCGGCTCATATCATACGCAACATCACACAAAACGGGGCCCTCGGTCGCCTGCTGCTGGACCGGTTTCACCTGGACGATGTTTTTTCGTCCTTTATGAGCCGGAAGTTGGAACGGTTCGCCAAGCGCTGCCGTTGGATCTTCGTGTCCAAGGACGAAGACCTGAGACACATGGCCCGGCTCTTTCCGGGCAAGGGCGTTTCCTTCCTTCGCAGGGGCATTGACACCAAACGGTTCCACCCCCGTCTCCGTGACAGGCATCGGTTGCAGGAGGCCTTTGGTATCGCGGAAGACCGTTTTGTCGTGATTTTCGCGGGGAGGGTGGACCAGGGTAAAAACGTCATGACCCTGGCCCGAGCGGCGCGCCTGCTCCTGGATCAGGACGAACACATACACGTCCTGTTCGTGGGCGAAGGCGCTCAGAAAAGCGCGATCGGACGCTTACTCGGCGACTCGGTCACCCTGCCCGGCGTGGTGCACCATTCAACCCTCGGGTGGCTCTACGCCAGCTCGGACGCCCTGGCGTTTCCGTCGCGCATCGAGGTGTGTCCCAACGTGGTTCTGGAAGCCAGGGCATCCGGCCTGCCGGTGCTGGTCCCTGCCGAAGGAGGCGCGGCGCAGCTCGTGAAAAACAATGGACAGGACGGCGTGTTGGTTCCCTTGGACCTTCCCCAAACCTGGGCCGCGGAAATCCGGAACCTGATCCACGATCGGGACCGTAGCAAACGCATGGGTGAAGCGGCGCGC
This genomic stretch from Deltaproteobacteria bacterium harbors:
- a CDS encoding glycosyltransferase, coding for MLSVGVLVDLKWGPEAGGQVKCWERFAEAAEAFRNEIDLTVHFQGDGPKAYMLSENVRFVVLPPALSTSRFRSMDGVADHTDLAPFHPRLLPYLKQYDVIHTTDAFFAMAKTALIARRLHGIPLVTSIHTDTPKYTKIYSAHIIRNITQNGALGRLLLDRFHLDDVFSSFMSRKLERFAKRCRWIFVSKDEDLRHMARLFPGKGVSFLRRGIDTKRFHPRLRDRHRLQEAFGIAEDRFVVIFAGRVDQGKNVMTLARAARLLLDQDEHIHVLFVGEGAQKSAIGRLLGDSVTLPGVVHHSTLGWLYASSDALAFPSRIEVCPNVVLEARASGLPVLVPAEGGAAQLVKNNGQDGVLVPLDLPQTWAAEIRNLIHDRDRSKRMGEAARKIMKSQWPTWKEVFEKDLAPVWRRVASFFGKPPRGYGRRP